The region TCGGCTATCGGCCTTTCAGAAGACAATACCGGAGAATACTGCGGCTCACTTTTCTGGGTGCTGCTCATCTCCCTCATGCTCAGCTGGGTCACAGCCATCACCATCACGCCGCTGTTCTGCGAAATGTTTCTCAAAGGCGGTGAAGACACTGCGAAAGATCCCTACGGGGGCATCATCTTCCGCAGCTACCGCGCCCTGCTGGACAAATGCCTCCATTACCGCTGGTTCACCGTCGGCACCATGGTTGTGCTGCTGGGGTTGTCCGTGGCCGGTTTCGGCCTGCTGGAACAGAGCTTTTTCCCGCCTTCAACCCAGCCGCAGTTTCTGCTCGACTACTGGAAGCCTGAAGGAACCGACATACGCACCACCAGTGCAGACATGCACCTGATGGAAGAAGCCCTGAAAAAAGACGACCGGGTGGCTTTTACCAGCAGCTTTGTGGGCGGCGGTGCCCCGCGTTTCATGCTTGTTTATGCACCGGAAAAAAAATACTCCAACTACGGGCAGATAATCGTCACCGTCAAAGATTACCGGCAGATTGATTCCATAATAGCAGATTACCGCCCCGAACTGGAGGAGCGGTTCCCCGCGGCGTTCTTTAAATTCAAGAAAATCCGTCTGGGCCCCGGCAGAGACGACCCCATCGAAGTGCGTTTCAGCGGGCCCGACCCCGAAGTTCTGCGACGGCTTTCGGTACAGGCGCAGGAACTGATACGCGCCAACCCCAATGCCCGCGGCATACGCGACAACTGGCGCCAGAAAGTCAAGCAGGTTGTCCCCGTGGTCAACGATGCCTCCGCCCGCAGGGCAGGCATCACACGTCCGGACATCGCCACCGCGCTGCGCACCGCATCATCCGGCACCACTGTGGGTATCTACCGCGAAGATGACACGCTTATTCCCATCATCGCGCGGCCGCCGGCGGACGAAATGAACGACGCATCGCGGCTTGCCGACGTGCAGGCGTGGAGCCCCACCGCCAAAGCCATGATTCCCGTGGGGCAGCTTGTCTCTTCGTTTGAAACCCGCATGGTCGACAACATCAGACAGTCACGCTTCCGCAAGCCGACCATCACGGTGGCGTGCGAGCAGGTTTCCGGCCAGCCCAGTGCACTGTTCAAAGAACTGCGGCCGGTGCTGGAATCCATGCCGCTGCCCCGCGGATACACACTGGAATGGGGCGGCGAGTATGAAGACAGCCGCGACGCACAGGCCGCGCTGTTCAGTTCCATACCGCCCACGCTGGCCATGATGGTGCTTATCACCGTCATGCTGTTCAACGCGCTGCGCCAGCCGCTTATCATCTGGCTTACCGTGCCGCTGGCTTTCATCGGCGTCACATGGGGGCTGCTGGCCGCCGGACAGCCATTCGGCTTCATGGCCCTGCTCGGATTCCTGAGCCTTTCCGGAATGCTCATTAAAAACGCCATCGTGCTGCTGGACGAAATAGACACCCAGATACGGTCCGGCAAAGACAGGTACCATGCCATTCTGGACTCTTCGGTCAGTCGTATGCGGCCGGTTCTCATGGCTGCCAGCACCACCGTGCTGGGCATGCTGCCGCTGCTTACCGATGCGTTTTTTGTGGCCATGGCGGTGACAATCATGGCAGGTCTCACCTTTGCCTCCATTCTCACCCTCATCGTAGTGCCGGTGCTGTACTCCATCTTCTTCCGCATCAGGGCGGCGTAACCGTACCCCGAACACCACTGCAGAGGCGGGCCTTACGGTCCGCCTTTTTTTGCCTTCCCAACGATGAGAGACTTTTTTTACACAGCGTATTGACCGGACAACCAGCCGGCGCTAATAGTTGCATCTGCAACAATCATTTTTTACGTCACCATGCCGCATATCATTCCGCACAAAGCAAAACCCCGGCCACTCTTACGCAGACCCCGACAACGCGCGGTTGCCCGACCGGCACAGGCCTGCCCCTGCGCCGAAGCCCCGCTGTACCGCAGCCGCAGAACCAGCATAGGCAGGGCCATCGCACTGGTTGCCCGCAAAATGAGAATGCGCCTCACAGAAACGCTGGCACAGCTGGATCTGGGAGCAGGACAATATCCTTTTGTCATCGCGCTGCTGCGCTACGGCGACTGTTCTCAGGAACAGCTGGCAGAGCTGACCGCCATGGACAAAAGTACCGCAGCGCGGGCACTGAAGGCGCTGGAACAGAAGGGTTTCATCACCCGGAAACCGGCCTGCGACAACAGGCGCATGAACATTGTGCACGCCACGTCAAAAGCGGCACGGCTGGAACACGAGATACACAGGCGTCTCAACGCCGTAAACAGCGAGCTGGCCGCCGGTCTTTCGGCCCGAGAACGCCGCCTGCTGCTGCGTCTGCTGCATATTCTGGAAGACAACACGCAGGCGTTCTCCACTCTGTAACCATCTACCCCTGCAGGCCCCATGCCCGATTTCATCCTTATACTGCTTCTGGCGGCTTTTCCCGCCCTGTCCACAGACATGTACCTTCCTGCCATCCCGACGCTGTGCACGCTGTGGAACATTCCGCTGGCTCAGGCCAACCTTTCTCTGGTGGTCTTTTTTGTCACGTTCAGCAGCTTTCTGCTTATCCACGGTCCGCTTTCCGACAGGTTCGGCAGGCGCCCCGTGCTGCTGTGGGGCATTCTGCTGTTCATTGCGGGCAGCCTGTTGTGCGCCGCATCGCAGTCCATAACCACGCTGGTGGCCGCCCGTGCGGTTCAGGCCGTGGGGGCCGCCGCGGCATCGGCACTCAGCTTTGCGCTGGCCAAAGACATGTACACCGGTGAGCAACGCAAAAAGTTGCTGGCGTACATCGGTGTCATTGTTCCGCTGTGTCCCATGGCTGCCCCCACCATCGGGGCGTTCATGCTGCAGCATGTTTCGTGGCGGGGCATCTTTGTGCTGCAGGGAGCGCTTGCCCTTTTTGCCCTGTACGGGGCATTCCGCCTGCGCGAACCGTTGACCAGCAAAGCAAGCGGAGGAGCGGCCGCGGCGCTTAAACGCTATGTCACCTTGTTCAGCAACGCGCCTTTCATGGTGTACGCGGTGGCCTTTGCCCTTCCCGGGCTGGCGTTTTTCGCCTTCATCGCCGGTTCTTCAAATATTTACATCAGCGGGTTCGGCAGTTCCGAGCAGCAATACGGCCTGTATTTCGCTTTCAACGCCTTCTCACTCATGCTCGGTTCTTTTCTCTGCTCACGGTTATGCGTCGGGCTTGCTTCACGCACCATACTGTTTGTCTCGTTCGTCGGCATGCTGCTTTCTGTGCTGGCCATGTTTGTCTTCGGAAACGAAACCCCGGTCAGCTTTGCGGTGACCATGTTCTGCTACACCATGTTTCTGGGCATGAGCCGCCCCATCAGCAATCATATGATTCTGGAACAGGTGGACCGCAACGCCGGCGCCGCCGCCTCGCTGGTCACGTTCTTCTTTTTTCTGTGCGGCGCCGTGGCCATGGAAACCATTTCGCTGCAATGGGACTCCAAACCCTTTGTCATTGCCGTGCTGGGCGGTGCCGGCACCGTCGCTGCACTGGGCGTCACACTGATGCTGCGCGGTCGCAGTGCCGAAAAACCTGCCACCTCCTGATACGGCAGTTCAGCTGCTCCGTTCATCCTGCAACACAAAGGCTGCCCCGGAACAACGTCCCGGAGCAGCCTTTTATTCATACCCGCAGCGGCGCCGCGGCAAAATCACCCAGCAGGGGTAAGCACAACATCAGCTATGACAGGTCTGTGATCGGAATCCACATCCGGCCCCACGCGGAACCAGCGGGCCTCGGCCCCGTTGCCGGCCAGCACTCTGTCTACAGCCAGCATGACCGGCAGCCCCCGCAGACTTTCAAAAAACGTCCACCCGTAACCGGTAAGCAGTACGGATGCATCGCTCATATCACTCCAGTATCTGCGAAAAATATAACTCTCGCGCGGCAGGTTGAAGTCACCCGCCACAATGACCGGCAGGACTGCCCGGTCCACCATGGCGCGGGCAAGCATTGAGGCCTCTTCACGCGCCCCTGTCTGCGCTTCAAGCATACCGGCTTTTTCCGGATTGATCAGTTTGCGCCTGTCCAGCAGATGCTGCAGTCCGTAGCGCGGGCTGGGCAGGTGCACGGCAAAAAAAGCCACCGGCCCCGCGGGAGTACGGATAACCGCCGGCAGCACCGTCTGCCGTTTCCACTTGTGCCCGGCCCTGTGCAGTTTCAGCGCTTCCCCCACCTGCAGCGGAAAACGCGAATACACGGCAATCTGACCGTCACGCTTCCCCTGCCAGCCTTCCGGCAGAGTAAGCCTGCGGTCCCCGATGTACTCCTGCACTGCCACCACATCCACATCGTACTCACGCACTACCCGCGACAGAGCTTCAAAATCAGCTTCTCCGACCCGCAGGTTGCAGGAAAGCACCCTGATACGCGCGCCTGACGGCACATCATTCTGTTCCTGCGCCACCTGAAATCCCATGACGGGACCGGCCAGCACCACGGCAGCAAAGCCCAGCGGAATCAAAAGCAGCCGGTGACGCAACACCGCCCACGGAAGCAGAACAAGCAGAGGCAGCCCCAGCATCCAGCGGGGACCGAACAGTAAAAGCGAAACAGGCCACCATCTGTCGGCAGCACCGTACAGCAACGCCCATGCCCCGCAGAGGCCGATACAATACATAAGGGTCAGCAGGGCCGGCAGGCCGGATGTTCTCTTCATGGTTTTCATCTACTGAAATTGTTGATCAAAAGTACAAAAAAGCAGGGCGTGCATGCGGAAACACGCTGCACCGGATGCAGGACACGCGCACCAGCCCGAAGCAAAAACAGCGCGAAACCGGCACCATATGCCGGTGAGAGTCCCCCCGCAAGTCCGCAACTTCAGGTAAAGCTGCAGCATGATGCCGCTGCCCCAGACAAATCCTGCCCCTGACAAACTCTGTCCCAGAAAAATCCTGTCTCAGACAAATCCTGCCCCAGACACCTGCGTGCCCCTGCCGCCTGCGGCCGTACTGTGCATTCCCGGCCGTCATATTTTTCCTGCTCCGGCCGGAGGTATCTGACAGATATGGCGGATATGGCGGATAAGGCGGGCCGGAGGGATATGGCGGGCCGGATGCCCCCCACAGGCATGTACAAGGCGCCTGCAGCCGGTACTACGCGGGCCGCTTAATGCACACTGCTCTACAGCTGCCTGATTATCCGCGCCGGATTGCCTGCCACCACCACATTGTCCGGCACGTCTCTGGTTACTACCGCGCCCGCGGCGACAACGGCGTTGCGGCCCACCTGCACACCGGGACAGATGACAGCTGCCCCGCCTATCCACGCATTGTCCCCCACGCTGATGGCAAGCCCCAGCTCCGGCCCTTCAAGCCGCTTGGCAGCATCTGCGGGGTGCGTTGCAGTATACAGCGACACAGACGGGCCGAACATGACATTGTCGCCGATGTGAACCGGTGCGGGATCCAGAATGATACAATTATAATTCATGAAGACATTGCAGCCTACGGTAATATTGAACCCGTAATCGCAATGAAACGGCGGCATAATCTGCAGACCTCCCCCGCTACCGCCCAACAGCTGCGCCAGCACACCGGCCGCATCCGCGGCATTGTCAGGATGCGCATGATTAAACGAGTGCAGCAGCCTGCGGCACGCCAGCCTCAGCGCTGTCAGCTCCGCGTCGCCGGCATTATACAACTGCCCCGCGATCATTTTTTCCTTTTCAGTCACATCCACCTCCGTCCGGCATCAATCCGGCCTCCAGCCACTGTCACTCTGATATACACACAAGGAAGAGCTGGAAATAACCACATGATATTCGGGCATATCGCAGTTTGCATGCAGCAGAACCGTTACAACAAAAAATGCAGGTGCCTGCTTGACAGCTTTCATTATCGATAATATATAATATCAAAACACAAAGGACACGACCATGAAAACGGTACAGGTAAAAAGGGAATCGCTCAAGGAGCAGGTCAGACGGATTTTACACGACAAAATAATCTCCGGTGAACTTGTACCCGGTGAACGCCTGAAAATAGTACCTATTTCCGAGGCTCTGCAGGTAAGTCAGGCACCGGTGCGCGAAGCCATTCAATGCCTGATAACCAGCGGCCATCTGGAGCATATCCCCAATGTCGGTGTTCGGGTACGCCAGTTTTCCACCGAAGAGGTGCGCGAGATATACGAAGTCAGGCAGGCCGTCGAAGTGGGAGCGCTGAAAAAGCTGCGTATGCTGCCGCAGGAGCTGGCAACCGCACTGACGCCTTTGCAGCAGAGCATGGAACAGGCATGTGCTGCCGGTGATTTTGACGGATACATCCGGTACAACAACCTCTTTCACAGGCAACTGGTTAAAGCGGCAAACAACAACCGCATGCTGCAGGTCTGGGATTCGCTGCATCTGCCGCAATACATGAAGCACACCCTCACCACCATGGGGGTGACGCTGGAAAAGGCCCTGCCACTGCATCCGCCCGTTATTGAAGCGCTGCGCCGTAACGAATTGCAGCAGGCGGTGGACGCGCTGGAACATCATTATCACGAACTGGCCTGACGCATACAAGATGTGCAGCGGGATTGCGACACAAGCACTTCACGTATTATCGATAATATAAAATATAAAACACAGGAACCGCCATGAAAATCTGCATCATCGCCCATATCGAAGCACGGGAATCATGCGCCGCCGCCCTGCAGAAAGAGCTGGAAATGCTGGCCGGCAGCTCGCAGACAGAAGAAGGCTGTCTGGTGTACCGGCTGCACAGCAGTACGGAAAACGCCGGACTTTTCTTCATGTACGAAGAGTGGCAGAGCCGCGACCATCTTGACCGGCACGAAGCCGCACCTTCCTTCCGTAACTTTCTTGCGGCAACACGCCCGCTTATCCGCCATATCCGCATTCATTCCATGAACCCTGTAAATTTCTGAAGGTACAGACCATGCTTAAAAAAGAAATCCTTGACGCATTCAGGTTTCGCCACGCCTGCAAAGAGTTTGACGAAGCCCGCACCATATCTGCAGAAGACTTCGATTTCCTTATGGAAACAGCCCGTCTTTCGCCCAGTTCCTTCGGCTTTGAGCCATGGCACTTTCTGGTGGTGCAAGACATGGCCGTTCGCGAAAAGTTCATTCCGTGCAGCTGGGGCGCCCGGAGACAATTGCCCACCGCAAGCCATGTGGTCTTCACTCTTGTCAAAAAGCCCTACTTCATGCGCTACGACAGCACCTACATCCAGACATTCATGAAAGACATCCAGAAGTTGCCTCCGGAGACAGCTGAAGTAAAAGGGGAATTTTTTAAAACGTTTCAGGAAAAAGACTTCAACCTGCTGGAGTCTGAACGCGCCCTTGCCGACTGGGCGGCACATCAGACGTATATCCCGCTGGCCAACATGATGACTGCCGCGGCGCTGATAGGCATAGACAGCTGCCCCATAGAAGGGTTCGACCGCGAACAGTTCGATGCGGTTCTTGCCGCAGAGCTGAACATAGATCTGCAGAAATACACCATCGGGCATATATGCGCCTTCGGCTACCGCAAACATGAGCCGCGCCCCAAGACACGCCAGCACATCACCGCAGTGACCACATGGATGCCGTCGTATTCCATCCACTCTTGTGTGGCGTGGTCATACAGGTGCCTGCCGCGTATGTAGCTGGCCAGCAGCTCCGCGTCGCCTAGCTCGTTACGCTGGCAATAGTCCAGCATGGTGGCCACGTCGGGCCGCTCAGGTCGCTGGGGTGGCAACTCGGCTTGCCATACGTCCAAACCTTCGGGCGCTTCTTCCCGTTCCGGGTTGAGCTTCTGCCCCTTGTCTTCTGCCTGCGCCGCACGCCAGCAGGCGTTGCGCTCTTCGGCTATCTCCTGCCGCACCTGTTCTGCCAGCGCGGCATAGTCCGGCACGCCCTCTGCGGTCATGGGCATACTGCGCGGCTGGCGCTGTTTCAGCGTGGCAGCAATCAGATCAACCCGCGGCGTAGGCGGCTGCTTTGCGCTTTGTGCCTTGCCGCCTTTGCCCGTGCTCCGCTTTGCCTGTTTACTCTTTGCACTGGCAGTTGCGGCCTTCGCTTTGACGGTCTCACTGCCGGCGTTTTCTAAACCTTGCGCCTTGGCATCTTGGCTGCGGCCCTTTCCTTTTTT is a window of Oleidesulfovibrio alaskensis DSM 16109 DNA encoding:
- a CDS encoding MarR family winged helix-turn-helix transcriptional regulator; its protein translation is MRLTETLAQLDLGAGQYPFVIALLRYGDCSQEQLAELTAMDKSTAARALKALEQKGFITRKPACDNRRMNIVHATSKAARLEHEIHRRLNAVNSELAAGLSARERRLLLRLLHILEDNTQAFSTL
- a CDS encoding sugar O-acetyltransferase, with the protein product MTEKEKMIAGQLYNAGDAELTALRLACRRLLHSFNHAHPDNAADAAGVLAQLLGGSGGGLQIMPPFHCDYGFNITVGCNVFMNYNCIILDPAPVHIGDNVMFGPSVSLYTATHPADAAKRLEGPELGLAISVGDNAWIGGAAVICPGVQVGRNAVVAAGAVVTRDVPDNVVVAGNPARIIRQL
- a CDS encoding efflux RND transporter permease subunit — encoded protein: MNIAEFCIGKRTVSLVLTLALTVGGILAYMKMGRLEDPAFTIKDAQVITTYPGALPAEVAEEVTDELESAIQQLGQLKRIESVSMPGMSIITVRIKDKYGPELLPQVWDELRRKVNDARAKLPPGAGDPLVVDDYGDVYGIFLAVTADGFSYKELNDYTDFLRKELLMVPDVAKVTLWGTQQEAIYVEISRARMRSMGVSLNTVYDALKENNLVVDSGHVRAGPDYVRIHPTGEIRSVEELGNLFINDPAAPRLVYLKDIATIRRDYVQPPTTIMRHNGRMAVAVGISLAPGGNIVTLGERVDKRLAELDGVTPVGINIDKIYFQPDYVTKAVNNFAVSLLEAIAIVIGVLMIFMGLRSGILIGAILLITVCGSFIFMKMMDIELQRISLGALIIALGMLVDNAIVVTEGMLIRIQKGDNRLEAARDVVKQNIWPLLGATVIAIMAFSAIGLSEDNTGEYCGSLFWVLLISLMLSWVTAITITPLFCEMFLKGGEDTAKDPYGGIIFRSYRALLDKCLHYRWFTVGTMVVLLGLSVAGFGLLEQSFFPPSTQPQFLLDYWKPEGTDIRTTSADMHLMEEALKKDDRVAFTSSFVGGGAPRFMLVYAPEKKYSNYGQIIVTVKDYRQIDSIIADYRPELEERFPAAFFKFKKIRLGPGRDDPIEVRFSGPDPEVLRRLSVQAQELIRANPNARGIRDNWRQKVKQVVPVVNDASARRAGITRPDIATALRTASSGTTVGIYREDDTLIPIIARPPADEMNDASRLADVQAWSPTAKAMIPVGQLVSSFETRMVDNIRQSRFRKPTITVACEQVSGQPSALFKELRPVLESMPLPRGYTLEWGGEYEDSRDAQAALFSSIPPTLAMMVLITVMLFNALRQPLIIWLTVPLAFIGVTWGLLAAGQPFGFMALLGFLSLSGMLIKNAIVLLDEIDTQIRSGKDRYHAILDSSVSRMRPVLMAASTTVLGMLPLLTDAFFVAMAVTIMAGLTFASILTLIVVPVLYSIFFRIRAA
- a CDS encoding GntR family transcriptional regulator; translated protein: MKTVQVKRESLKEQVRRILHDKIISGELVPGERLKIVPISEALQVSQAPVREAIQCLITSGHLEHIPNVGVRVRQFSTEEVREIYEVRQAVEVGALKKLRMLPQELATALTPLQQSMEQACAAGDFDGYIRYNNLFHRQLVKAANNNRMLQVWDSLHLPQYMKHTLTTMGVTLEKALPLHPPVIEALRRNELQQAVDALEHHYHELA
- a CDS encoding NAD(P)H-dependent oxidoreductase; its protein translation is MLKKEILDAFRFRHACKEFDEARTISAEDFDFLMETARLSPSSFGFEPWHFLVVQDMAVREKFIPCSWGARRQLPTASHVVFTLVKKPYFMRYDSTYIQTFMKDIQKLPPETAEVKGEFFKTFQEKDFNLLESERALADWAAHQTYIPLANMMTAAALIGIDSCPIEGFDREQFDAVLAAELNIDLQKYTIGHICAFGYRKHEPRPKTRQHITAVTTWMPSYSIHSCVAWSYRCLPRM
- a CDS encoding endonuclease/exonuclease/phosphatase family protein; translated protein: MKRTSGLPALLTLMYCIGLCGAWALLYGAADRWWPVSLLLFGPRWMLGLPLLVLLPWAVLRHRLLLIPLGFAAVVLAGPVMGFQVAQEQNDVPSGARIRVLSCNLRVGEADFEALSRVVREYDVDVVAVQEYIGDRRLTLPEGWQGKRDGQIAVYSRFPLQVGEALKLHRAGHKWKRQTVLPAVIRTPAGPVAFFAVHLPSPRYGLQHLLDRRKLINPEKAGMLEAQTGAREEASMLARAMVDRAVLPVIVAGDFNLPRESYIFRRYWSDMSDASVLLTGYGWTFFESLRGLPVMLAVDRVLAGNGAEARWFRVGPDVDSDHRPVIADVVLTPAG
- a CDS encoding putative quinol monooxygenase, with the translated sequence MKICIIAHIEARESCAAALQKELEMLAGSSQTEEGCLVYRLHSSTENAGLFFMYEEWQSRDHLDRHEAAPSFRNFLAATRPLIRHIRIHSMNPVNF
- a CDS encoding Bcr/CflA family efflux MFS transporter, producing the protein MPDFILILLLAAFPALSTDMYLPAIPTLCTLWNIPLAQANLSLVVFFVTFSSFLLIHGPLSDRFGRRPVLLWGILLFIAGSLLCAASQSITTLVAARAVQAVGAAAASALSFALAKDMYTGEQRKKLLAYIGVIVPLCPMAAPTIGAFMLQHVSWRGIFVLQGALALFALYGAFRLREPLTSKASGGAAAALKRYVTLFSNAPFMVYAVAFALPGLAFFAFIAGSSNIYISGFGSSEQQYGLYFAFNAFSLMLGSFLCSRLCVGLASRTILFVSFVGMLLSVLAMFVFGNETPVSFAVTMFCYTMFLGMSRPISNHMILEQVDRNAGAAASLVTFFFFLCGAVAMETISLQWDSKPFVIAVLGGAGTVAALGVTLMLRGRSAEKPATS